From the Cervus elaphus chromosome 20, mCerEla1.1, whole genome shotgun sequence genome, one window contains:
- the LOC122678075 gene encoding LOW QUALITY PROTEIN: centromere protein U-like (The sequence of the model RefSeq protein was modified relative to this genomic sequence to represent the inferred CDS: inserted 1 base in 1 codon), with translation MDRPRPARLSHARFSKNHAGRTHSVKDKAGQTHKPLDVFEFPDDSRFSSLSRLGENEKDEESYESFDPPLHSTAIYADEEEFSKHCGSHLPSIPQEKEAXEKPRRKLKPISDESESPEESDVRRKVKPTENINTRHEAVSATVLPELSEKPAEAVTPQKTGPQSAESSAEKATLATEGQLKTQKNKMFPGKRKKPRSGATDSDTSDCAPIWCLKEKKASDIMELDVFLSAFENILLEYEQKIDSRVCKAAINKFHSDLKEELIKMLQEVQMLKTLKRKNAKMISDIEKKRQHLIEAQDELLRVEPELKQLHIKYEELQDRKASLRKAAYFLSNLKQLHQDYAAVQEEEPSAKETYDSSSLPALLFKARPLLGAENHLQNINCQLEKLLDQK, from the exons ATGGATCGGCCGCGGCCTGCGCGGCTGTCGCATGCGAGATTTTCGAAGAACCATGCAGGAAGAACACATTCCGTGAAAGATAAAGCTGGCCAGACGCACAAGCCTCTGGATGTGTTCGAGTTTCCTGATGATTCTCGGTTCTCAAGCCTCAGCAGGCTGGGCGAAAATGAGAAAGATGAAGAATCCTATGAAAGCTTTGACCCTCCTCTACACAGCACGGCTATATATGCTGATGAGGAAGAATTCTCCAAGCACTGCGGGTCACATCTCCCCTCaattcctcaagaaaaagaag gagagaagccaAGAAGAAAACTCAAGCCCATCAGTGACGAATCTGAAAGCCCTGAAGAAAGTGATGTAAGGAGAAAAGTTAAACCCACAGAGAACATAAATACACGGCATGAAGCTGTTTCAGCTACAGTACTTCCAGAACTTTCGGAGAAACCAGCTGAAGCGGTCACTCCTCAGAAGACAGGACCCCAGAGTGCTGAGTCCTCTGCTGAGAAAGCGACACTAGCCACAGAAGGTCAGCTGAAAACTCAGAAGAATAAGATGTTTCCTGGCAAAAGGAAGAAGCCAAGAAGTGGTGCCACAGACTCAGATACTTCCGACTGTGCACCTATTTggtgtttaaaagaaaagaaagccagtgACATCATGGAATTAGATGTGTTTTTGTCTGCATTCGAGAACATTCTTCTAGAGTATGAACAAAAAATAGACTCTCGAGTTTGTAAGGCAGCCATCAACAAATTTCATTCTGATTTGAAAGAAGAACTCATCAAAATGCTTCAAGAAGTCCAGATGTTGAAGACTCTGAAAAGGAAGAATGCTAAGATGATCTCCGATATCGAAAAGAAAAGGCAGCATTTGATTGAAGCCCAGGATGAATTGCTTCGGGTAGAACCTGAGCTGAAACAACTACACATAAAGTATGAGGAACTTCAGGATAGAAAAGCTTCCCTTAGGAAGGCAGCATATTTCCTGTCTAATCTCAAACAGCTTCATCAGGATTACGCAGCTGTTCAAGAGGAAGAACCAAGTGCAAAGGAAAcatatgattcatccagccttcCAGCTTTGCTGTTCAAAGCAAGACCCCTTTTAGGAGCTGAAAATCATCTGCAAAATATCAACTGTCAATTAGAGAAGCTCCTTGACCAGAAATGA
- the SIKE1 gene encoding suppressor of IKBKE 1 isoform X2 — MSCTIEKILTDAKTLLERLREHDAAAESLVDQSAALHRRVAAMREAGTALPDQYQEDASDIKDMSKYKPHILLSQENTQIRDLQQENRELWVSLEEHQDALELIMSKYRKQMLQLMVAKKAADAEPVLKAHQSHSAEIENQIDRICEMGEVMRKAVQMDDDQFCKIQEKLAQLELENKELRELLSISSESLQVRKESSVDTASQAIK; from the exons ATGAGCTGCACCATCGAGAAGATTCTGACAGACGCTAAGACTCTATTGGAGAGGCTGAGGGAGCACGATGCGGCCGCCGAGTCACTAGTGGATCAGTCGGCGGCTCTGCACCGGCGGGTAGCCGCTATGCGGGAGGCGGGAACAGCGCTTCCGGACCAG TATCAAGAGGATGCATCCGATATAAAGGACATGTCCAAATACAAACCTCACATTCTGCTGTCCCAAGAGAATACACAGATTAGAGACTTGCAGCAGGAAAACAGAG aGCTATGGGTTTCCTTGGAGGAACACCAGGATGCTTTGGAACTCATCATGAGCAAATACCGGAAACAGATGTTACAATTAATGGTTGCTAAAAAAGCAGCGGATGCTGAGCCAGTGCTGAAAGCTCACCAGTCTCACTCTGCA GAAATTGAGAATCAGATTGACagaatctgtgaaatgggagaagTGATGAGGAAAGCAGTTCAAATGGATGATGACCAGTTTTGTAAGATTCAGGAAAAACTAGCGCAATTAGAG cttgAAAATAAGGAACTTCGAGAATTATTGTCCATCAGCAGTGAGTCTCTTCAGGTCAGGAAGGAAAGCTCAGTGGACACTGCTTCCCAAGCCATCAAATAA
- the SIKE1 gene encoding suppressor of IKBKE 1 isoform X1 has protein sequence MSCTIEKILTDAKTLLERLREHDAAAESLVDQSAALHRRVAAMREAGTALPDQVRQRYQEDASDIKDMSKYKPHILLSQENTQIRDLQQENRELWVSLEEHQDALELIMSKYRKQMLQLMVAKKAADAEPVLKAHQSHSAEIENQIDRICEMGEVMRKAVQMDDDQFCKIQEKLAQLELENKELRELLSISSESLQVRKESSVDTASQAIK, from the exons ATGAGCTGCACCATCGAGAAGATTCTGACAGACGCTAAGACTCTATTGGAGAGGCTGAGGGAGCACGATGCGGCCGCCGAGTCACTAGTGGATCAGTCGGCGGCTCTGCACCGGCGGGTAGCCGCTATGCGGGAGGCGGGAACAGCGCTTCCGGACCAGGTCAGGCAGAGG TATCAAGAGGATGCATCCGATATAAAGGACATGTCCAAATACAAACCTCACATTCTGCTGTCCCAAGAGAATACACAGATTAGAGACTTGCAGCAGGAAAACAGAG aGCTATGGGTTTCCTTGGAGGAACACCAGGATGCTTTGGAACTCATCATGAGCAAATACCGGAAACAGATGTTACAATTAATGGTTGCTAAAAAAGCAGCGGATGCTGAGCCAGTGCTGAAAGCTCACCAGTCTCACTCTGCA GAAATTGAGAATCAGATTGACagaatctgtgaaatgggagaagTGATGAGGAAAGCAGTTCAAATGGATGATGACCAGTTTTGTAAGATTCAGGAAAAACTAGCGCAATTAGAG cttgAAAATAAGGAACTTCGAGAATTATTGTCCATCAGCAGTGAGTCTCTTCAGGTCAGGAAGGAAAGCTCAGTGGACACTGCTTCCCAAGCCATCAAATAA